Proteins encoded together in one Camelina sativa cultivar DH55 chromosome 9, Cs, whole genome shotgun sequence window:
- the LOC104712151 gene encoding uncharacterized protein LOC104712151, protein MVVVTHIPTSFHQISPSFFHLRLRNHPSSSLPKRGGGGGGGGGFALSIRAYIEKPNSFSTFANRVIGSLPVVGLLARILSDEGGVGRDLVDFAEFRKRVGNKCTPDDSRAFYEFQQRRGKAGEPLYVLLCCWVAAVGAGLLKSEEILEGVTRVSISNDLEFEEQNFIALMTEARQRRAKLNIDAPIIPMELRVEKALEGIYACCFRRGLIEEEDEKLLQVMLVSVFPSVDKSEIERIIKEKATRVAEGGEEDNVMAKRLPKEAIQMQMKDLEFLQQQNIDS, encoded by the exons ATGGTGGTTGTCACTCACATTCCAACTTCCTTCCACCAAATCTCTCCTTCCTTCTTCCATCTCCGTCTTCGCAACCACCCCTCCTCGTCCCTTCCCAAACGCggtggcggcggaggaggaggaggtggtttCGCTTTGTCAATCCGAGCTTACATAGAGAAACCAAACTCATTCTCCACTTTCGCTAACAGAGTCATCGGTTCGCTTCCGGTTGTTGGACTCCTCGCTCGGATTCTCAGCGATGAAGGTGGCGTCGGAAGAGATTTAGTCGATTTCGCTGAGTTTAGGAAACGAGTTGGGAATAAATGTACTCCTGATGATTCTAGAGCTTTCTACGAGTTCCAACAACGAAGAGGCAAA GCAGGGGAGCCTTTGTATGTGCTTCTGTGTTGTTGGGTTGCTGCAGTAGGTGCAGGTCTTTTGAAATCTGAAGAGATTCTTGAAGGTGTTACTAGAGTTAGCATTTCCAATGATCTCGAGTTTGAAGAACAGAACTTTATTGCTTTGATGACTGAAGCAAGACag AGAAGAGCAAAGTTGAACATTGATGCGCCGATTATACCGATGGAACTAAGAGTTGAAAAAGCTCTTGAAGGTATTTATGCTTGTTGCTTCCGTAGAGGACTTATcgaagaggaagatgagaagCTACTTCAAGTGATGCtagtttctgtttttccttCGGTTGACAAGTCTGAGATAGAGAGAATCATTAAAGAGAAAGCCACAAGGGTTgcggaaggaggagaagaagataatgtcATGGCGAAACGGTTGCCCAAAGAAGCTATTCAAATGCAGATGAAGGATCTTGAGTTCcttcaacaacaaaacataGATTCTTAA
- the LOC104712152 gene encoding uncharacterized protein LOC104712152, producing the protein MAFTDKPHLILLFMMSSTLILFVSALDLSNASAETPSSGGDGFLPLAEKHVIIRNKISNKQILNVHCKSSSDDFGMIHIPWNGSWSFRFHVNLWKTTKYHCHFTWYKGGSHYFTIFKTSRDDKEFGDPPVCKECIWDVGRSVENPVCRVPRDPKDNPYCFKWEDGP; encoded by the coding sequence ATGGCTTTCACTGATAAACCTCATCTTATATTGTTGTTTATGATGTCTTCTactcttattctttttgtttcagctTTAGATTTATCAAATGCTTCAGCGGAAACCCCATCTTCGGGCGGCGATGGCTTTTTACCTCTAGCCGAAAAGCATGTTATAATCCGTAATAAAATaagcaacaaacaaattttgaatGTTCATTGCAAGTCTAGTAGCGATGATTTTGGGATGATCCATATTCCTTGGAATGGTTCGTGGAGTTTTAGATTTCATGTTAACCTTTGGAAAACTACGAAGTATCATTGTCATTTTACGTGGTATAAAGGTGGTTCTCACTATTTCACTATATTTAAAACATCGAGAGATGATAAAGAATTTGGAGATCCTCCAGTTTGCAAAGAATGTATTTGGGATGTGGGGAGAAGCGTTGAAAACCCTGTTTGTCGCGTTCCTCGTGATCCCAAAGATAATCCATATTGTTTCAAATGGGAAGATggtccttaa
- the LOC104712153 gene encoding uncharacterized protein LOC104712153, translating to MAFTDKPHLILLFMMSSTLILFVSVLDLSNASAETPSSGADGFLPLAEKHVVIRNKVRNKQILNVHCKSKSDDFGMIHIPWNGTWGFRFHVNLWKTTKYHCHFTWYKGGSHYFYIFKASRDDKEFGDPPVCKECIWDVGRSVENPVCRVPRDPKDDPYCFKWEDGP from the coding sequence ATGGCTTTCACTGATAAACCTCAtcttatattattgtttatgatGTCTTCTactcttattctttttgtttcggTTTTAGATTTATCAAATGCTTCGGCGGAAACCCCATCTTCGGGCGCTGATGGCTTTTTACCTCTAGCCGAAAAGCATGTTGTAATCCGTAATAAAGTAAGAAACAAGCAAATTTTGAATGTTCATTGCAAGTCTAAGAGCGATGATTTTGGGATGATCCATATTCCTTGGAATGGTACATGGGGTTTTAGATTTCATGTTAACCTTTGGAAAACTACGAAGTATCATTGTCATTTTACATGGTATAAAGGTGGTTCtcactatttttatatatttaaagcatCGAGAGATGATAAAGAATTTGGAGATCCTCCAGTTTGCAAAGAATGTATTTGGGATGTGGGGAGAAGCGTTGAAAACCCTGTTTGTCGCGTTCCTCGTGATCCCAAAGATGATCCATATTGTTTCAAATGGGAGGATGGtccttaa
- the LOC104712154 gene encoding uncharacterized protein LOC104712154: MAFTDKPHLILFFMMSSTLILFVSVIDLSNASAETPSSGGDGFLPLAKKHVLIRNKVRNKQILNVHCKSSEDDFGMVHIPWNGTWGFRFHVNFWKTTKYHCHFTWYKGGSHYFYIFKASRDDKPFGDPPVCKECIWDVGRSDENPICRIPHEMGYLPYCFKWEDGP, from the coding sequence ATGGCTTTCACTGATAAACCtcatcttatattattttttatgatgTCTTCTactcttattctttttgtttcagttaTAGATTTATCAAATGCTTCAGCGGAAACCCCATCTTCGGGCGGCGATGGCTTTTTACCTCTAGCCAAAAAGCATGTTCTAATCCGTaataaagtaagaaacaaacaaattttgaatGTTCATTGCAAATCTAGTGAAGATGATTTTGGGATGGTCCATATTCCTTGGAATGGTACATGGGGTTTTAGATTTCATGTTAACTTTTGGAAAACTACGAAGTATCATTGTCATTTTACGTGGTATAAAGGAGGTTCtcactatttttatatatttaaagcatCGAGAGATGATAAACCATTTGGAGATCCTCCAGTTTGCAAAGAATGTATTTGGGATGTGGGAAGAAGCGATGAAAACCCTATTTGTCGCATTCCTCATGAGATGGGATACCTCCCATACTGTTTCAAATGGGAGGATGGTccttaa